One genomic window of Pigmentiphaga litoralis includes the following:
- the hutU gene encoding urocanate hydratase — translation MNSTTSTETSVLQNPRVDPTRVIRAPRGTELTCKSWLTEAAYRMIQNNLDPEVAENPQSLVVYGGIGRAARDWACFDQILASLRDLEDDESLLIQSGKPVGVFKTHPNAPRVLIANSNLVPKWANWEHFNELDRKGLFMYGQMTAGSWIYIGSQGIVQGTFETFVEAGRQHFNNDLAGRWILTAGLGGMGGAQPLAATLAGAVSLNIECQQSSIDFRLRTRYVDKQAKDIDDAIALIKQHTAAKEAVSIALLGNAAEVLPELVKRAKAGQIVPDIVTDQTSAHDLINGYLPAGWSVAEWKAAQQDPSQHLRLTKAAAQSCAAHVQAMLDFQALGVPTVDYGNNIRQVAFDEGVTNAFDFPGFVPAYIRPMFCEGKGPFRWVALSGDPEDIYKTDAKIKELFPDNKHTHRWLDMARERIAFQGLPARICWLGLGERHLAGLAFNEMVKNGELKAPIVIGRDHLDTGSVASPNRETESMKDGTDAVSDWPLLNALLNTAGGATWVSLHHGGGVGMGYSQHSGMVIVADGSDEAAERLARVLVNDSGSGVMRHADAGYQDAIDTAKKQKLNLPMIK, via the coding sequence ATGAACTCCACGACTTCGACCGAAACTTCCGTTCTGCAGAACCCGCGTGTGGACCCGACGCGAGTCATCCGCGCGCCGCGCGGCACCGAATTGACGTGCAAGAGCTGGCTGACCGAAGCCGCCTACCGCATGATCCAGAACAACCTCGACCCCGAAGTGGCCGAGAATCCGCAGAGCCTGGTGGTGTACGGCGGCATTGGCCGCGCGGCGCGCGACTGGGCATGCTTTGACCAGATCCTGGCGTCGCTGCGCGACCTGGAAGATGACGAGTCGCTGCTGATCCAGTCGGGCAAGCCGGTGGGCGTGTTCAAGACGCACCCCAACGCGCCACGCGTGCTGATCGCCAATTCGAACCTGGTGCCCAAGTGGGCGAACTGGGAACACTTCAATGAACTGGACCGCAAGGGTCTGTTCATGTACGGCCAGATGACGGCCGGCAGCTGGATCTACATCGGCAGCCAGGGCATCGTCCAGGGCACGTTCGAAACCTTTGTGGAAGCGGGCCGCCAGCACTTCAACAACGACCTGGCCGGCCGCTGGATCCTGACGGCGGGCCTGGGCGGCATGGGCGGTGCGCAGCCACTGGCCGCCACGCTGGCCGGCGCGGTATCGCTGAACATCGAATGCCAGCAGAGCAGCATCGACTTCCGCCTGCGCACCCGCTATGTCGACAAGCAGGCCAAGGACATCGACGATGCGATCGCTTTGATCAAGCAGCACACCGCCGCGAAAGAAGCCGTGTCCATCGCCTTGCTCGGCAACGCCGCCGAAGTGCTGCCCGAACTGGTCAAGCGCGCCAAGGCTGGCCAGATCGTGCCCGACATCGTGACGGACCAGACGTCTGCCCATGACCTGATCAACGGCTATCTGCCGGCAGGCTGGTCGGTGGCCGAATGGAAGGCCGCGCAGCAAGACCCGTCGCAGCATCTGCGCCTGACCAAGGCGGCCGCGCAATCGTGCGCCGCGCACGTGCAGGCCATGCTGGACTTCCAGGCGCTGGGTGTGCCGACCGTTGACTATGGCAACAATATCCGCCAGGTCGCGTTCGACGAAGGCGTGACCAATGCCTTTGATTTCCCGGGCTTCGTGCCGGCCTACATTCGCCCCATGTTCTGCGAAGGCAAGGGCCCGTTTCGCTGGGTGGCGCTGTCGGGCGATCCGGAAGACATCTACAAGACCGATGCCAAGATCAAGGAACTGTTCCCCGACAACAAGCACACGCATCGCTGGCTGGACATGGCGCGTGAACGCATTGCCTTCCAGGGCCTGCCCGCGCGCATTTGCTGGCTGGGCCTGGGCGAACGGCACCTTGCCGGCCTGGCCTTCAATGAGATGGTCAAGAACGGCGAATTGAAGGCGCCGATCGTGATCGGCCGCGACCACCTGGACACCGGGTCAGTCGCCAGCCCGAACCGCGAAACCGAATCCATGAAGGACGGCACCGATGCCGTGTCGGACTGGCCGCTGCTCAACGCCCTGCTCAACACCGCGGGCGGCGCAACGTGGGTCAGCCTGCACCATGGCGGCGGCGTGGGCATGGGCTACTCGCAGCACTCGGGCATGGTGATCGTGGCCGACGGGTCCGATGAAGCCGCCGAGCGCCTGGCGCGGGTGCTGGTCAACGACAGCGGTTCGGGCGTGATGCGCCATGCCGATGCCGGCTACCAGGATGCCATCGACACGGCCAAGAAGCAGAAGCTGAACCTGCCGATGATCAAGTGA
- the hutG gene encoding N-formylglutamate deformylase: MTFTTTEPAFRFRQGTRPLLLSMPHVGTFVPPDLAARLTEESRQVPDTDWHLERLYDFADAIGASVLAATHSRYVIDLNRPPDGASLYPGQSVTGLCPVDNFDDRGIYLDPTDTPDDAEVAARRDAIWYPYHAKLADELARLKAEHGTVALWDCHSIRSVLPRFFEGKLPDLNLGTGKGSSCDAELAESVYGIAQQAPGLTAILNGRFTGGYITRQYGQPADGVQAIQLEMTQSSYMQEALPFDYLPDVASKVQPTLRRMLETVLAYVEKR, from the coding sequence ATGACGTTCACCACCACTGAACCCGCTTTCCGTTTCCGCCAGGGCACCCGCCCGCTCCTGCTGTCGATGCCGCACGTCGGCACCTTTGTGCCGCCGGACCTGGCCGCGCGCCTGACCGAAGAATCCCGTCAGGTGCCCGATACCGACTGGCATCTGGAACGGCTGTATGACTTTGCCGACGCCATTGGCGCCTCGGTGCTGGCCGCGACCCATTCGCGCTATGTGATCGACCTGAACCGTCCGCCCGATGGCGCCAGCCTGTACCCGGGCCAGAGCGTGACGGGCCTGTGCCCGGTCGACAACTTCGACGATCGCGGCATCTACCTTGACCCCACCGATACGCCCGACGATGCCGAAGTGGCCGCGCGCCGCGACGCCATCTGGTATCCGTATCACGCCAAGCTGGCCGACGAACTGGCCCGTCTGAAGGCCGAGCACGGCACGGTGGCCTTGTGGGATTGCCATTCGATCCGGTCGGTGTTGCCGCGCTTTTTTGAAGGCAAGCTGCCCGACCTGAACCTGGGCACTGGCAAGGGATCGAGCTGCGATGCCGAACTGGCCGAGTCGGTGTATGGCATCGCGCAGCAGGCCCCGGGGCTGACGGCGATCCTGAATGGCCGCTTTACCGGCGGCTACATCACGCGCCAATACGGCCAGCCCGCGGACGGCGTGCAGGCCATCCAGCTGGAAATGACGCAATCGAGCTATATGCAGGAAGCCTTGCCGTTTGACTACCTGCCGGACGTCGCCAGCAAGGTGCAGCCCACGCTGCGCCGCATGCTGGAAACAGTGCTGGCGTACGTCGAAAAGCGTTAA
- the hutI gene encoding imidazolonepropionase, with amino-acid sequence MTKDATITPSADGVWTDLRVADGTDTSDAVIVVQHGMIAWMGPHADLPGDYANLPRHNGQGALVTPGLVDCHTHLVYGGQRANEFAMRLAGASYEDIAKAGGGIVSSVKATREASEDELFASASQRLQSLLAEGVCAIEVKSGYGLSLEHERKQLRVARRLADAHHVTVRTTFLGAHALPPEYAGRSGDYVDAVCNDMLPALAAEGLVDAVDVFCERIAFSLEETEQVFKAAQALGLPVKLHAEQLSDMGGTALAAKYGALSCDHIEHLSQAGIDAMKASGTVAVLLPGAYYTLRDTHLPPIAALREAGVPMAVATDHNPGTSPALSLLLMVNMACTLFRLTVPEALAGVTRHAAQALGLQDTHGELRVGAPANFVLWNLRDPAELAYWFGQRPVRTVVRQGRIAVPGPASTPGATSSSSTL; translated from the coding sequence ATGACCAAGGATGCAACCATCACCCCGTCCGCCGACGGCGTCTGGACTGATCTGCGCGTAGCGGACGGCACGGACACATCAGACGCTGTCATCGTCGTCCAGCACGGCATGATCGCGTGGATGGGTCCGCACGCCGACCTGCCCGGCGACTACGCAAACCTGCCCCGCCACAACGGCCAGGGCGCGCTGGTCACGCCGGGCCTGGTCGATTGCCACACGCACCTGGTCTACGGCGGCCAGCGTGCCAATGAATTTGCGATGCGGCTGGCCGGCGCCAGCTACGAAGACATCGCCAAGGCGGGCGGCGGCATCGTGTCGTCGGTGAAGGCAACCCGCGAAGCGTCGGAAGACGAGCTCTTTGCCAGCGCGTCGCAGCGCCTGCAATCGCTGCTGGCCGAAGGCGTCTGCGCTATCGAAGTCAAATCGGGCTACGGCCTGTCGCTGGAACACGAACGCAAGCAACTGCGCGTGGCGCGCCGGCTGGCGGACGCGCACCATGTGACGGTGCGCACCACCTTTCTGGGCGCGCACGCCTTGCCCCCGGAATACGCCGGCCGCAGCGGCGACTATGTCGATGCGGTCTGCAACGACATGCTGCCCGCCCTGGCCGCCGAAGGGCTGGTCGATGCGGTCGACGTGTTCTGCGAACGTATCGCCTTTTCGCTGGAAGAGACCGAGCAGGTCTTCAAGGCCGCGCAGGCCCTGGGCCTGCCGGTCAAACTGCATGCCGAACAACTGTCGGACATGGGCGGCACCGCGCTGGCTGCAAAATATGGCGCGCTGTCGTGTGACCACATCGAGCATCTGTCGCAGGCCGGCATCGACGCGATGAAGGCCTCGGGCACCGTTGCCGTCTTGCTGCCCGGCGCCTACTACACCTTGCGTGACACGCATCTGCCGCCCATCGCCGCCTTGCGTGAAGCCGGTGTGCCGATGGCCGTGGCGACCGATCACAACCCCGGCACGTCGCCTGCGTTGAGCCTGCTGCTGATGGTCAACATGGCCTGCACGCTGTTCCGGCTGACGGTGCCCGAAGCGCTGGCCGGCGTGACCCGCCACGCCGCGCAAGCGCTGGGTCTGCAGGACACGCATGGCGAACTGCGCGTCGGCGCCCCCGCCAACTTCGTGCTGTGGAACCTGCGCGACCCGGCTGAACTGGCCTACTGGTTCGGGCAACGTCCGGTGCGGACCGTGGTGCGCCAGGGGCGGATCGCGGTGCCCGGCCCGGCGTCAACCCCTGGCGCGACCTCCTCATCGAGCACCCTATGA
- a CDS encoding formimidoylglutamate deiminase, with protein sequence MTVIVPHRQLFAADALLPSGWAKNVVLTWNEQGVLTHVDADTLAPANVARAAGPVIPGMPNLHSHAFQRAFAGLTEHRGQAQDSFWSWRTLMYRFASRLGPEQMEAIATWLYAEMLEAGYTSVCEFQYVHHDADGKPYADDAELSVALLRAAKNTGIGLTLLPVLYQTSGFGAKPPAEGQRRFIRSTESMLALLEGLKPRCDDQGAQLGLAPHSLRAVPPDSLRDAVAGLNRIDPTSPLHIHIAEQTQEVDDCVAWSGQRPVAWLLDHMPVDARWCLVHATHMDPDEYDRGARSGAVAGLCPTTEANLGDGMFDFPRWRDHGGIWGVGSDSHACVNAAEELMLLEYGQRLSTRQRNVGAEAAHRHVATALTLGAVQGGAQASGRAIAGLAMGQQADFVVLDSTHLALQGLAPEDMLSAHVFASHRTSAIADVWRAGQARVTAGRHALHDRAAQAFVAARAQLLQDQ encoded by the coding sequence ATGACCGTCATCGTCCCCCACCGCCAGCTGTTTGCCGCTGATGCCTTGTTGCCCTCGGGCTGGGCAAAAAACGTCGTGCTGACCTGGAACGAACAGGGCGTGTTGACGCATGTCGATGCGGACACGCTGGCGCCCGCCAATGTCGCGCGCGCAGCAGGCCCCGTCATCCCCGGCATGCCGAATCTTCACTCGCACGCGTTCCAGCGCGCGTTCGCGGGCCTGACCGAACATCGCGGCCAGGCGCAGGACAGTTTCTGGAGCTGGCGCACCTTGATGTACCGCTTTGCCTCGCGCCTGGGGCCGGAACAGATGGAAGCCATCGCGACCTGGCTGTATGCCGAGATGCTGGAAGCGGGCTACACATCCGTCTGCGAATTCCAGTACGTGCACCACGATGCCGACGGCAAGCCCTATGCCGACGATGCCGAACTGAGCGTGGCCCTGTTGCGTGCCGCAAAAAATACCGGCATCGGTTTGACGTTGCTGCCGGTGCTGTACCAGACCAGCGGCTTTGGGGCCAAGCCGCCGGCCGAAGGCCAGCGCCGCTTCATCCGGTCCACGGAATCCATGCTCGCGCTGCTGGAAGGACTGAAGCCGCGCTGCGATGACCAGGGCGCGCAGCTGGGCCTTGCGCCGCATTCGCTGCGCGCCGTGCCGCCCGACAGCCTGCGCGACGCCGTCGCCGGCCTGAACCGCATCGACCCGACGTCGCCGCTACACATTCACATTGCCGAACAGACGCAGGAAGTGGACGACTGCGTGGCCTGGAGCGGCCAGCGCCCGGTGGCCTGGCTGCTGGACCACATGCCTGTCGATGCCCGCTGGTGTCTGGTGCATGCCACGCACATGGACCCTGACGAATACGATCGTGGCGCGCGCAGCGGCGCGGTGGCTGGCCTGTGCCCGACCACCGAAGCCAATCTGGGCGATGGCATGTTTGATTTCCCAAGGTGGCGCGACCACGGCGGCATCTGGGGCGTGGGGTCCGACAGCCATGCCTGCGTCAACGCTGCCGAAGAATTGATGCTGCTGGAATACGGCCAGCGGCTGTCCACCCGTCAACGCAATGTGGGCGCCGAAGCGGCCCACCGCCATGTCGCCACTGCCCTGACCCTGGGTGCGGTGCAGGGCGGCGCGCAGGCATCGGGCCGCGCCATTGCCGGGCTGGCGATGGGGCAGCAGGCGGACTTTGTCGTCCTCGACAGTACGCACCTTGCGCTGCAGGGCCTCGCGCCAGAGGATATGCTGTCGGCCCATGTGTTTGCCAGCCATCGCACCTCGGCCATTGCCGACGTCTGGCGGGCCGGCCAGGCGCGCGTGACCGCCGGCCGGCATGCCTTGCACGACAGGGCGGCGCAGGCGTTTGTTGCCGCGCGCGCCCAGCTTCTTCAGGACCAATGA
- a CDS encoding HutD/Ves family protein: protein MTVQRFAIEHLLSMPWKNGGGATREIVCQPPGAGMDAFDWRVSIATIDRPGPFSAFPGVARTIMLLEGCGVRLRSAQAGIDHKLDTPLSPFDFDGSTALDCDLLGGTSTDFNVMVRADRLAAQCRVLRAAHAMPPAPHGLLLAVAGEWTADSDDASRPLKAGEGVWWADTPFGARLTPSGDDAALIAVRIEPRQALQR, encoded by the coding sequence ATGACCGTACAGCGTTTTGCCATCGAACACCTGCTGTCGATGCCGTGGAAGAACGGCGGCGGCGCCACGCGCGAGATCGTATGCCAGCCGCCGGGCGCGGGCATGGACGCGTTCGACTGGCGCGTCAGTATCGCGACCATTGACCGGCCCGGCCCGTTCTCGGCCTTTCCGGGCGTTGCCCGCACCATCATGTTGCTGGAAGGCTGCGGCGTGCGGCTGCGGTCGGCGCAGGCCGGGATCGACCACAAGCTGGACACGCCGTTGTCGCCTTTCGATTTCGATGGCAGCACGGCGCTGGACTGCGATCTGCTGGGCGGTACGTCCACCGACTTCAATGTGATGGTGCGCGCGGACCGGCTGGCCGCGCAATGCCGTGTGCTGCGTGCGGCGCATGCGATGCCGCCCGCGCCGCATGGCCTGCTGCTGGCGGTTGCCGGTGAATGGACGGCAGACAGCGACGACGCGTCGCGCCCCCTGAAAGCGGGGGAGGGCGTATGGTGGGCCGATACGCCGTTTGGCGCGCGCCTGACGCCGAGTGGCGATGACGCCGCATTGATCGCGGTGCGCATTGAACCGCGACAGGCACTGCAGCGGTAG
- a CDS encoding ABC transporter ATP-binding protein, protein MLELRNLSCGYGVFHALHDLTLTLKPGTITGLIGPNGAGKSSTLMCIAGHVTQQGGSILFDGEDVSALPATERVRRGIAISPEGRRLFKDLSVEDNLRVGGMIHPVKGYAQDRDRVLTMFPRLGERIKSLAGNLSGGEQQMLAIGRALMARPRLIMIDELSLGLMPKVIDLCYSALEHLRSDGMTVLLVEQNTERVLSVADDVCVLESGRAVWQGSAADARQDESLSAAYLGLH, encoded by the coding sequence ATGCTTGAACTTCGCAACCTGTCGTGCGGCTACGGCGTCTTTCACGCGCTGCACGACCTGACCCTGACACTCAAGCCCGGCACCATTACCGGGCTGATCGGCCCCAACGGCGCGGGCAAGTCGTCGACCCTGATGTGTATTGCCGGCCATGTCACGCAGCAGGGCGGCAGTATCCTGTTCGATGGCGAAGACGTGAGCGCCTTGCCTGCGACTGAACGCGTACGCCGCGGCATTGCGATCTCGCCTGAAGGCCGCCGTCTGTTCAAGGACCTGTCGGTCGAAGACAACCTGCGCGTGGGTGGCATGATCCATCCGGTCAAAGGCTATGCGCAGGATCGTGACCGTGTACTGACGATGTTTCCGCGACTGGGTGAACGCATCAAGTCGCTGGCCGGCAATCTGTCGGGCGGCGAACAGCAGATGCTGGCGATTGGCCGCGCGTTGATGGCGCGTCCGCGCCTGATCATGATTGACGAACTGTCGCTGGGGCTGATGCCCAAGGTGATCGACCTGTGCTACAGCGCGCTTGAACACCTGCGCAGCGACGGCATGACCGTGCTGCTGGTGGAGCAGAACACCGAACGTGTGCTGTCGGTGGCGGACGATGTCTGTGTGCTGGAATCCGGCCGCGCGGTGTGGCAGGGCAGCGCCGCGGATGCAAGGCAGGACGAAAGCCTGTCGGCTGCGTATCTGGGATTGCATTGA